A single region of the Eublepharis macularius isolate TG4126 chromosome 14, MPM_Emac_v1.0, whole genome shotgun sequence genome encodes:
- the CAPG gene encoding macrophage-capping protein: MYTASPKSGSPFDPSIKQPGLYIWRVEKMKPVSVSEEMKGIFYSGDSYLVLHNGADGQSSVHIWIGQNSSRDEQGACALLSTHLNSFLTEKPIQYREVQGNESDIFMEYFPHGIQYQEGGVESAFHKAKSSQPAGPTHKLYQVKGKKNIRATERELSWTSFNTGDCFIVDLGDMIITWCGAKSNILERNKARDLATAIRDSERKGKAKVEIVADGEEPIEMTAVLGPKPILKESSPEEDVMADRKNAVAAALYKVSDMTGKMSLTKVSDSSPFSQDQLVTDDCFILDNGQCGKIFIWKGLRANEQEQQAALKVSEAFISQMNYPPNTQVEILPQGRESLLFKQFFISWK; the protein is encoded by the exons ATGTACACAGCAAGCCCCAAAAG CGGATCTCCCTTTGATCCTTCCATCAAGCAACCAGGCCTATATATTTGGCGAGTAGAGAAGATGAAGCCCGTGTCTGTCTCAGAAGAGATGAAAGGCATATTCTACTCTGGGGATTCTTACCTGGTTCTTCACAATGGAGCTGATGGGCAATCCAGTGTGCACATCTGGATTG GTCAGAACTCCTCCCGGGATGAGCAGGGAGCCTGTGCTCTGCTTTCCACCCACCTCAACTCCTTCCTGACAGAAAAACCAATCCAGTACCGGGAAGTGCAGGGTAACGAGTCAGATATTTTCATGGAATATTTTCCCCATGGTATACAATACCAG GAAGGTGGTGTGGAATCCGCCTTTCACAAAGCAAAGTCCAGTCAACCAGCTGGTCCCACCCACAAACTCTACCAAGTAAAAGGAAAGAAGAATATCCGAGCCACAGAGAGGGAACTGAGCTGGACTAGTTTCAACACCGGTGACTGCTTCATTGTGGATTTGGGAGAT ATGATTATTACTTGGTGTGGAGCGAAATCAAACATCCTGGAGCGCAACAAAGCACGAGATTTAGCAACGGCAATTCGGGACAGTGAGCGGAAGGGAAAAGCCAAAGTGGAAATTGTGGCAGATGGCGAAGAGCCAATAGAGATGACAGCG GTCCTGGGTCCCAAACCAATTCTGAAAGAGAGCAGTCCAGAGGAAGATGTCATGGCTGATCGGAAGAATGCCGTTGCTGCTGCACTCTACAAG GTCTCAGATATGACCGGGAAGATGAGCCTAACTAAGGTTTCCGACTCCAGTCCTTTCAGCCAGGATCAGCTTGTTACAGATGACTGTTTCATCCTCGACAATGGCCAGTGTGGCAAAATCTTCATTTGGAAAG GTCTCAGAGCAAATGAGCAGGAACAGCAGGCAGCACTGAAGGTGTCAGAGGCATTCATCTCCCAGATGAATTATCCTCCAAACACCCAG GTGGAGATCTTGCCCCAAGGCCGTGAAAGTCTTCTCTTCAAACAATTCTTCATAAGCTGGAAGTGA